GCGAACCGGAACATCCTGCGGCGCATCATCACCAGCACCACGACGACGGCCAGCGCCAGCTGCGGCTTGTACGGGCTGGTGCCCAGCTGGTCGGCGATGACCCCGTTGATGTTGGAGACGTCCAGCGCCACCAGGGTCAGCAGCGACACCCGGGGGTAGGTGATGGCGAGCACGACGAAGGCGACCACGATCAGGCCGCCGCCCGCCATCAGGACGTCCTTCATCGGGGGCTCACCGGGTCCGGGTCACTGGGTCACTGGGTTTCAGTCCCTGCGCGGTGTCAGCCCGCGTCCCGGACCGGGGCCAGGCCGAACGCGTCGTCGTAGGCCGGGCCGACCACGGCCGGCGAGTAGTTGCGCCCCCAGCTGTCCCGGGCGGCCGCCGACAGGGCGGCGTTCGTGTCCGGCTGGACCGCGCGGGCCAGCAGCCCGACCAGCTCGGAGTCGGTCGGCGCGACCAGGCAGCCGTCGGACTCGTCGACCGCCAACCCCATCACGCCGGCCCGGGTGGCCACCACCGGCAGCCCGCGGGCCAGCGCCTCGAGCACCTTGATCTTGGTGCCGCTGCCCATCCGCAGCGGGGACAACAGCGCCGCGCACGAGCCCAGCACCTCGTCCAGATCGTCGACCCAGCCCAGCACCTGGACGTGCTCGCCCCAGGCGGCCGCCTCGGGCAGCGGCCGCGACGACCCCCGGCCCACCACCAGCAGCCGGAAGTCCGGGATGGCCGCCAGCACCTGCTCCCGGAAGGTGGCCAGGAACCAGGTCAGGCCGTCGCGGTTGGGCGCGAAGTCCAGGCCGCCGAGGAAGACGAAGACCGGCTGCCCGTCCCAGCCGCGCACGTGTCGCGCCGGCTCGCGCAGCATCGGCAGCAGGGTGCTGATCGTCGGGTTGCCGGTCCGCTCGTAGAGCTCGTCGGACTCCTGGGCGTTGACCAGCAGGGTGGCGTCGAACAGCTCGGGCGCCTGGTCCTCGGAGCGCGCCGTGGAGGCCTGCTCGAGTTGCAGCAGCCGGCGGTAGACGAACTTGCGCTCGACCACCCGGCCGACGGCCCGCGGCAGCAACTTGCCGAACTCGCCGAGCGGATCGGTGACCTCGGACTGGTCCTGATCGATCCGGTCGAGCATGCTGGCGTAGCGCTTGGAGAACAGGTCGTCGGCGTACAGCGCCCGTGGTTTGCGCCCCATGTACCGGGCGTACTGCCCGGTCCGCATGGTGTCCCAGATCTGCAGGTCGGCGCGGATCTCGGCCAGTTGCTCGGCGATCGCCGCCAGCACCCGGGCCGACCACAGGGCGGCCTCCTGCAGGGAGGTGTGCGGCGGCCGGACCACCCGTTGCAGGACCGCGCCGGCCTGCTCCACGGCGGTCGGCTTGGCGATGACGTGCCGCTGGTAGCGCACCGGCGGGCGGTCGATGCTGGTCCGGCCGACGATGATGACGTGCACCTGGTCGGGACCGAGCCGGTGGCACAGGTGGTCCAGGATGCCGCCGAGCACCACCTGCTTGCCGAACGAACGGGGCTCGGGCTCGGTGGCGGTGATCAGCACGACCCGGTGGATGGGGGCGCCGGTGGCCATGGTCATGGGGTCCTCCTGCGGGACGGTGGGCACAGTCGGGACGAAGCGCCAGGTGGGCGCGAGATGCCGGGCGGCGCAGCGGTGTTCATCGGGCCCCGACTCCGCGCCGGCGCAGCAGGCCGACCATGTCGAGCACCGTGGACCGGGCGAACAGCAGGCTGGCCCCGACGGCCGCGGCCGCGCAGGCCAGCCCGACCACGAGCAGGGTCAGGAACTGGCCGGCCGG
This genomic window from Nakamurella multipartita DSM 44233 contains:
- a CDS encoding glycosyltransferase family 4 protein is translated as MTMATGAPIHRVVLITATEPEPRSFGKQVVLGGILDHLCHRLGPDQVHVIIVGRTSIDRPPVRYQRHVIAKPTAVEQAGAVLQRVVRPPHTSLQEAALWSARVLAAIAEQLAEIRADLQIWDTMRTGQYARYMGRKPRALYADDLFSKRYASMLDRIDQDQSEVTDPLGEFGKLLPRAVGRVVERKFVYRRLLQLEQASTARSEDQAPELFDATLLVNAQESDELYERTGNPTISTLLPMLREPARHVRGWDGQPVFVFLGGLDFAPNRDGLTWFLATFREQVLAAIPDFRLLVVGRGSSRPLPEAAAWGEHVQVLGWVDDLDEVLGSCAALLSPLRMGSGTKIKVLEALARGLPVVATRAGVMGLAVDESDGCLVAPTDSELVGLLARAVQPDTNAALSAAARDSWGRNYSPAVVGPAYDDAFGLAPVRDAG